The genomic interval TACATTGCAAATTCTCTGCTTTTATTGTCATTTTtaactatttttgaaaattaaaaaaaaatacaattttcttagatattttgaTAACCTTCTCCCCTAATACTTCGATatccaaaattaattttatgaattaGATCTTCACTTtatacacaatttttttttagtaAGTTTAACATATAGATgctttgaatttaaaatataattaaaataaaatatccataaaatttttaaatagatttaaaaaataataaaattcattgAAAATATTTCTCGTGCTATCTTATTTCTCgtgctattttaaaaaataataaaattcattgAAAATATTTCTCGATCACACTACTTACATGGTGCTATTTTATTGGATGGAAGTATATACCCCGAAGACGTCTAAGTCCttactttaaaaaatattatcGTTCTcatgaaatataaatataaatgtcaatatatttatttttgtatgaGAAAAAGTTGGACGAGAAGGGGAGGATAAATAAAATAGCGAATTAAGTGAAatatgctttaatatttatactTTTGATTGGTACATTAAAATACTTGTTAACTTTATTCAATCCAATTTATCATTCAAAACACTCTACCCATGTTTATAAATTAGATAGTGAGAATTAAGGGATGATCCCTTTACAAAATGGATTAGCCAGCTCCAAAAGCGAGTATAGACTTTCATACCATTGACTATAAAAGAAAGGTTTTATATTAATATAATCTAAAAAAGATTAACTCAGGTATGACCAAAACATGAAAAAACCATTGAAGACTATTTGTGTAACGCCTTGACTTGGGTCTATCAGAGActactgcatctctcctccttcACTTGAACCACACAACAGGAGGGCACgtcttattggactaatgactggacCCACAGACCAATATGtatcattttcagtgtgttttatcctcactcacgCAATTTTTGAAAAAACTTTCCAAAATGTCACCAatctcaagattactccaagccaagcacgcttggCAGTGaaattcttatgggaaggctcccgaaaaaaaATGTAcactttgttgatatgggtaataacatttaatctttttaaacctttcttctatggggtatcaaattcttccccacttacagaacgcaacgtcctcgttgcgaacccacattttcaaacccaagcgatgtgaatctcatcatacTTCCGGttaggtaattgctctgatacctttttGTAACGCCCCCCATGTTGTCTTGTGATatcccgtggaagaaagacttaaaaagattagatgttactacacatatcaataaggtgcatatttcttttcgggagccttcctatAATAACTTCATGGTTAAacatgcttgacttggagtaatcatgtgatgggtgaccttttgtgaagttttctcaggaagtgtgtgagtgaggacaaaacacactgaaaataacACGTGTTAGTCCGTgaggtcagtcattagtccgataaggcccatcCCCTGTTGTTTGAtccaggtggagaaggagagacatagtgctcctgacagactcaggttggggcgttacaatttagatcaaagattttgtttgaagaaagaaaaggaaaggaaaataaggagaaaatctaattttccttttctattaaataccataaaaaataaaagtttgttttaatatgactaaaaattaagaaacattaaatattaataatatataaaattaaaattttgttcatagatttgatgtattcattattttttttctcacttttccttgATAACAAAACATTAAAATgtgaatttcttgatatttttcctttcatttccttgatattttttgagtttcaaatggGGCATAAGGGATTAATAGAAAAGAGCTAATGCCCATTAATTAAAGTAGGGAGTTAGCATATCAATCTTTACTCTCTAATAATATATTTGAAATGTACCCCTTGCAATCCATTAATAAGAAAATCAATGGGCAAGTATTCCAAATGCCTATAAAAAAGGACTCAAGGTAAAACATCTTATCTTATTTTCATTTACTCATTTACTGTTGCGATCATATAATCCTTCTAATTCTTTAACTTAGGCATTAAAGTAATCCCTTGCAGTACATTGCGGGTCTTCCAAACTATTTTTCTCTCATTCTTAGTAGGTGATCAAAGTCAGGATTGATCCAAATTCTTCCACATAAATTTTGGTTGTaagatatataaaattttaaattatttgatgctaacaaagtCCAGAAAAATTTGAAGTCATAATCACTTGACAAGTAAAAACctcttgtattttattttattttataaacaaATTATGACCAGAGTCAAAGCAACTAATAGTGTTACAATTTGTTCTATGTAAATTTAGATGAATTTCATCGAAATTGTTAGACTTAAtgataaaaatacataaaatcaatGAGCACAAATCTTTAATTAtactaattaaaattataaaaatttaaataattttcacTTAATAGTATGAGCTAATTTATGATTTAACTTAAAATGGATTGTAACAAACATGGTAAGAATTCAAACTAAAATAGTTTTTGTACCTAAGTGGATTGCGACATATttgaataatatatttttattttttatacgagaacaacatgaatatttttttgTCAATTCACCTAATCAAGAGTGTTTTCTTCTATTAAATTAAGGACTATTTAATCTTTTCCCACaatctcattctaagttattttagacCTACCCGTACCCCTTTTCATGTCAGACACAATAACTAACTTACTTTTCCTTATAAATGTTCTACTAGGTCTGTATTTCAAATCCTTAAACCTTCTAAGTCgctcctcccttatcttgttttcaatcgGTATTATACTTAAATTATTACGTTTATGTGTTGCAAAAttcacttgtgagtttatcccacattgaaaaaattgagtggatgatggatgcTTTTATACATGGGAGCCcaaaacccaataggcttaagcttttggattAAGTTCgtgttcatccatgtgtatcaagcccattTATGGACTATTTTGgtgccaacaagtggtatcagagctaatggttcgtaactctgggtaaGCGACATTGTAAAAGTtgagacgtgaaactaattctcttgacgtgctaaTAGTTGAGGACCAAATGTGTGACCGAAACCagtaaggatcatctaggcctagAAGATGGATCCGAATAAGGTCAAGATGTGAgaagtaggattggttcggaggcatgtGAAATGTAATCCGAGGCACGTAAGGCGTAGTGgcaagacccacttgagcaactgttgaaGAATTGAACTTACTCCATAAGAAGACAATTtttgttcaagggggagcagttggaacttacaagtgagggggagattgttgagaatttcacttgtaagtttgtctcacattggaaaaattgagtgaatGATAGgagcttatatatatggttggactTAAGACCCAATAGACTCAAGTTTTTTGGTCAAATTGGTGTTTACCCATGTATATCAAACCCATCTATAGACTCTTCCGGTGCTAACAATATGTTCATTTCAACcggtgtatttttattttttatttttataaattttgaaaattgtttatcCTACATTTGCAAGCTTATAGTTCGAATGTTGAATTTAGATTGTGTTAGTTTGGCCAAAACGTAAAATAAAATTATGTTAAGTTTATTTAATGCACATAAacccaaatttaaattttaaaattcatactttcaaacattactgtaacgacccgaataaaaattgaatttagataataaagagggaggaaaactGGAACCAGGAACGGAAGGAAAGCaaccaagcttcgtcgacgaacacagggtttcatcgatgaaggctttaagtatttcgtcgacgaacacaaggcttcgtcgacgagaaaatactgagaggggggttttgagccgactgaatttcgttgacgaaaactaaatttcgtcgacgaaatttgtgaaggactcgtcgacaaatgacgtggctcgtcgatgaatcctctgctctataaatatgaaaatccgattttttttaacttacaaaagaagccaactcttctctctctctctctctctctctctttcctcttcggtgctctctctctctctctctctctctctctctctctctctctctctttcatcatttttgggccatatttatgtcggatcgacaatccgaagtcaccatgacgctcctggcgaagttctttacgagttttccggagcggatcgttggaaaaacgaagttagaaatcatccctaagttgagataaggctttttaagccaaatttggtcttgtgatagctataggaaatgatgtacgtatgaaaatactgaaatttaatactgaaaattttcagtttcagggtattgatcaagaaaatcctacgggggtcaggctaggatattttaggggttttctcagtagtcaaataagggaataaactaaaacagttactttTTACGCAAAATTagtattattataagcaaattgatttcctgagaatatttatgatattttaatattatggaataaatgcacgtttgaaaaaaaaaaatactgctattatgtcgaaacgtgtatatatgtatgagatgttagAAAATTGTGATTTTAGAATtggaagtatgattttatacagcacatgtgtgacatgaatattattttatgtgaaatgtaatatgatatgaaagattttacgagcaaatcatgttttcaggtattatgaaaagatgtgtTATGTTACGATGATTTTGGCaaatatatatgataattgatttattttcagaatgtatatacctgaaatgatttcggcgcaatgccgtatttatgatttcggtgcgaggccgaaTTATGTatgttttcagcacgaggccgtattatatatgatttcggcgcaaaaCCGCTAtttatgatttcagcgcgaggccgtatttatgaaaatgattggCACGAGACcactattatatcatgtattatatgttattagaacccggatgttagtttagcttagttcaggagctcggtaccgtagctatatgtagatcaaatatctacgttcagattagtgctaaccatctcACGAGGGGATgaaagatggatagtcgatatggctttcagtagagtgtggacgtccacttggcagtccgggccagggtgtggcgggcccatcgtacttacagacatatttgattaggtgtggtcagccagccattgtcggccttcgggctgcacaacccgtcatgaggggtaatacatgacattagttagctattcatcctaggtatatttttaatattacagttataacagatgttttatgtatgttatgaattattaacaaatatgaaagtatatgtttatccagtatgatatgatgaatgtttacagagttatgaaatgtactatatctGTATAAGTGACTTAAATaatcatgttaccacacaactgtatttagcttattttcccttactgagaagtatctcacccctgaaaattaaatgattttcaggaaacctaaaGGGACCAGTGGGTCAGGGCCACCGTTGAGTGGGTTTAACTTttctactagaagggtaagcgttgaactaggatcaggagatttttgttgtatgatcctaatgttattttgacttttggaagattgtaaataaatacaggttttttgggaatataaataactctagtattatgctttTTGGATAGATGATCGAGATTTTATTTTACCGTTGCTTAAGTTTTCGCTGTGAATgacatgtgtccccgttacccacgggtatgagttgaccattttatttattatgttacattttatgttaatgAATTTAAGGATTGCTACATTTACCTTGTATAAAATCTATACATCCAAAAAAGTTTGGAATATTGGTAAATTACAATAACTCCACTATATTTAGATTAAATTCCATACATAAATTTCAAAGCAATGAGTCGACaaaccaaaaaaagaaagaaaagaaatgttTAGTTTGATGCGTAACTCAATGGTCTAGTTCTTGCTTGCCACAAAGAAATTTAACTTTGCTCACTTGCAAAGAcattaaaattttcttataaaagtattttgaccatctaaaaaaaaaataaaaatatgctagATAATTACATAATTTTGAGTATTTTACTTTatatattttgaattaaaaagtAAAGAAAGACCAAATCTACAAAGAAGATGAAGAGAATCAATGTCGTGAGCTTATTTTTTGAGCCATCAAGTATcacattaaaaattataaaatgaaaattagaaatcaaaaataaaactttgaactaaaaataaaaaactaaaaaattagcaacttatttgattaatatttttaaaagtaaaataaataaaaaagttgattaaaaaatattctttttttcctttaatcaaataaaaactaaaaatattaaaataattaaaatacaaaaaatttataTAACAAAATTCACCTTTTGGTGATACAAGAATAATTATATCGTGCACGAGAggtaaaaaatattaaaatattttttgtatggcttctattattttaaattttaaatattttgtgTACACTTTTATTCAGTTATATTTTCAATTTATATGGTAATTTTTAAGTTTTACTAAAAACACATATAAAATGAATTGTTTAATTAGCAAAAttaattttggatattaaagTACCTGAAAGATTTTGAGAGaataattgaaaaccataaaatctcattttcattgtttttaaaaaataattaataaataataaaaattgaaaacttataatataaataaatggattttcatattcttttttcTTCACTATATAagaatgaaaacaaaaaacaaaaaacataaaaataaaattacttttgTTATTTGGTTCGAGCTAaagtaataaatttaaaaattaaactaaaaatatgctataaaatttttaaaaaactccaaattgaaaatgaCATATACATAGATGTCTAGTTTTCATACAAAttatgaaacaaaaaaaaaattgacgtATCCTAACATAAAATCTAGAATATCAATTTTatgtttgtttattattatttaacgaGTCATTGATTTTTTTAGGGAGGCATTGTTGACATTTCGAAAATACTTCTGGCActccatatttattttattatatattaaataacacttttatcctttatttttttactataaaaataaaaaagtaaaaaacaaaTAGGACAAATTTATCATTTCATTATAAACGTTAAAAGTAAAATTGTCATTtaataaatgaaaaatgaaattatcatttattttatattatttttataaatataatataaattttttatcatatgggagtaagaaataaataaatattgcagaTATTAAAAAGATAATTTTATTGACGCTCTAAAAATTATCACCCACACGCCACACTACATCACTTTTTTCTCACATTAAAAtggtaaatttatttatttatttatatgtataaaatttaaaatctaaaaataaaattatcatttaatacatCGAAAATAATGtgtcaataatatttttttaagtgcAAATAATACTTCTCCTTAAAATTCTGAGGCTTTTGATTGCTTTTGGACCGGCACGGCCGGTACACGCGATAGCACGTATATCCTTCCGATTGTAGCGAATGACAGCATTTCTGGCCGCAGACAAATCCACCTCCACTGCCGCGTACAATGCGGCGTCTGTCCGACTATCTAAATTCCCGAAATGGCCTTTCATGTCCCGAAAGTCTCGCCTTTTTCACTCGCTGTCTctcgctttctctctctctaaacactGAACAGAGAAACCCTAtcgttttcctctctctctctctctctctctctgagaagCTGGGCAACATTGGTGATCAGACGCTGTTTCTTTGTTCGTGTTTGAAGTTTGAAGTTTGAAGTTGTATGCTCTGTTTCTGAGTCAAAGAAGGCTAAAGCTGGGAACGAGAGTTAATTAGGACTACTTGGCCTTTGTTTTGAATTGTTAAAACCACATATGAATTGAAAAATAGTTGAGCTGATCCCATGTTTTGGAAGGAGGACTGGGTCTGTTTTTTCTTCACGTTTAGTGGGTATTTGGGATAAGATAGGAGGCGGTAGGTTGGATGCCAGTTGGAGTATGTCTGGTCGTCCTCTGATTTGAAACATTCAGACAACGCGCCTCTCTAGTAAACCATTCTTGGGTTTTTGTTTATTTAGGTAGAGATTTGGTCAGGCGAGGCTTCCTGCTTCTGCCGGTAGTGGTGGAGGGGGTGGGTTCATATAATATAAGGTATGCATTTCGAGGACcgtccatctctctctctctctctctctctctctctctctctctctctctctctccctgtaTGGCTTGATTTGAGTACATTTTTGGAGATTTGGGTTTTACAGTTCTGTTCTCTTGATCTACATTTTAGTGTGTTTCTGAGAAAGATCTGTTCTCTTTTACTTGGTATATATTTTCTCCCTAAAAAAGTTTGGGAGGGTGAGCAGGGGGAGGGAAATTCTGGTTCGATTGATCTCTGAAAGATGTGTTTTGCTGGTTTCTTCTGAGTAagcttttttatttaaatatattttttgtttttgggatttttcatttCTGTTCTAGGCTATCGTTTTGTTTGATTTGACCTTCTAAGAGCAAGAAATGTAGACAATCTAAGCAATCAAGTTTTTGGGCTAGAGTGAGAAAGAGAAAGAACGGAGACTTTGAATATTTTCGGAGACTTtgaatattttttcattttttggggTGATTTTAATTAACAGAATGATTGCTTATTTGAGTATTATGGGCTTGTTTGAATTTCAGGATCTGGGTGTCTACTTAGTAAATTTTCAGCAAAATGGCCTCGAGATATTTGAAGCCTAGCAGATCCTCACTGTCTTCAGCTTCGGATGCAACTGAGTCGCAGCATGGCAACTCTTCAATTCCTATGACTGTCACCTTTGGGAGGCGAACTTCATCCGGTCGCTACATCAGCTACTCGAGAGATGATCTTGATAGTGAAATTGGAAATGCCGAGTTCATGAACTACACTGTGCACATTCCGCCCACGCCAGACAATCAGCCCATGGATCCCTCAATTTCGCAGAGGGTTGAAGAGCAGTATGTGTCGAACTCCCTGTTTACCGGCGGATTCAACAGTGTTACGCGAGCCCATTTGATGGACAAAGTGATAGAGTCCGAGGCAAGCCATCCCCAGATGGCAGGCGCAAAGGGATCTTCCTGTTCGATTCCGGGTTGTGATGGGAAGGTCATGCGTGACGAGAGGGGTGAAGATATTCTCCCTTGTGAGTGTGATTTCAAGATATGCAGGGATTGTTATGTTGATGCTGTTAAGACAGGCGATGGCATTTGCCCGGGGTGTAAGGAGCCTTATAAGCCTACGGATTTGGATGAATCTGCTGTGGAAAATGCAAGGCCCCTCCCTCTTCCATCGACAGTTGGAATGTCGAAGATGGAGAGGAGGTTGTCGTTGATGAAGTCGACAAAATCGGTGCTGATGAGGAGTCAGACAGGGGATTTTGATCATAACCGCTGGTTGTTTGAAACAAAAGGGACTTATGGGTATGGCAATGCTATATGGCCAAAGGAAGGAGGACTTGGGAGTGACAAGACTGATGGAGCTGGTGAGCCATCAGAACTTCTTAGCAAGCCATGGAGGCCTCTTACGCGCAAAATGAAAATACCTGCTGCTATTATCAGCCCATATCGGTACAATCTATATCCTCGATCTTGTTTTACAATTGTTCgatattgattttttttcccaCTTCCATTGTTCGGAATGGTCAGTTAGAGGAAATGTCTGCCATGTCTGTAATTATTACAGTTTTTCTACATTGTTTTGACAGGTATGTCTAACTCATATTGATTGCTACTTTGCCCCATTTTACTTTCCATGATATCGCTTGATTGGGAgtctatttttgatttttaaaatacttCAACCAACTGATTTGTGGTGAAGAAGGTACTCCAATGATTTGGCACTTAAACACTTCACCCCTACAATCATGTAACATACTTTTATTTGATTCGTGATGGTGTGGGTTTTCTGTCAAGTTTGGTTTTTTTCTCAACTTGATTTTGGACCAAATGTTTCCAACCTATACAGATCTAAGTTTTATTTAACATATTATATAAAAGCAGGTATGTTTGGTTGAACTAACAgctgacctttttttttttcccttgcttTGTATATTTTGTTTCACTGTGCAATTTTTGTAATCGTTTTGGTTTCTTGATTGTGTAATGATTGTGGCTGATAAAACTTAGTGTTCTTTGCATAGTTGTTAATATAGAAAAAATCgtagtaattttttaattatttttcagaaaGTAATGGTTTAGTAATTtgttatatttaaatatattcttTTATTAATGTTTTAGAGGGAGCAGTTGAGGCCTGCCCCAAGACTGGGCATGCCTAAAACGCCTTAAGGCTGGTCTAAATTACCAAACTCATGAAAGGCAAACACAACATAGAAACACTTGCACAATTGCACAAAAAGTGTTTCTAATGTGCTTTGTTGGTTGAGGTTTACGCAATTTGAGAGAGTGAATTTGTAGTTAGATTTGGTTAATTAATTAGGGCTAGCAGAATTTAATCAAATGCATATATGAAAGGATTGGAATGCTCCAACCTCCAATATGAGTGAATCTGTAAACTCTTAGACCTAGACCTTTACATAAACAGTCAAGGGTTGTATCTTGGATCATGAACACAATTTGCCTTTTAATGTTAAGGTTATCACTAGGGAATCGTTTGGAACCGGTTAATAGTACTTTTTAGGGAAAAAGTACTTATCGAAAGAAGTACTTATTTAAAAGTAGACTGAGATGACTTATTATACGTACTTTtataaacaagtttttttttttaaattactaattcataaaatacatatttttctttaaaaaaaaagtagtttggaatagtaatttttgaaataagtacttatttaagtgTAAACCTAACACTACTAAATTGACATAAgtacttgaaaaaatgtttttttgaaaaaaatatttatttttaagacGTTCCAAACAGGGACCAGTATGGTTTACTGTTTACATGAATGAATTTAATTTCGTATGTTTGGAATGACCAACAAGTAGTTCATAAATCACATACGATTTTTTTCGAATTTTTATTTCTGTAAAAATTTTGTAATCTCCTTATTTTTTCAATAtgtaatgtatttatatttttatgtttttataataaaaaataaaatttccaatAGGCTTAAGCCTTGATACCTAGGGGCTTTTGCCTcattagggttaaaatgctttgtGCTATGCCCTCCACCTTTAAAACATTCCAATTTACAGACATACGAATGACCAACTTGCTTTCATCCTTTGAGTTCAACAATTGGCTATTAACAGTTAAAAGTTGCAATTTGCAGTCTCCCAAATAACCAACTTGTTTTCATCTTTTTGCATTTAATAATTGGCAATTTGATAGTAATAATGTTATAACATTATCTGTCAGCTATGTAAGTTTTGAACTTCTTGTGTAAAGGTTCTTCCAGGCTCCCCTAGTTGAAGAACTTTCCATTGATTCTTGAGTTCTGTCCACAGTTGGTTATTGCACCATAGTAGTTGCATATATTGTCTGTCCTGAACCGAAACAATTGTACTATTGTTTCTTTGAATCTCAGTGTAGTAGAAGTGAATGCTTACATAATTTGGTGCATGTATATTTTCAGGCTTCTAATTGTTATCCGAATGGTTGTTCTTGCATTATTTCTGGCTTGGAGGATCAATCATCCAAACAATGATGCAATATGGCTTTGGATTATGTCCGTGATCTGTGAAGTTTGGTTTGCATTCTCTTGGTTACTCGACCAGCTTCCCAAGCTCTGCCCTGTCAATCGTTCAACTGACCTTAATGTTTTGAAAGAGAAGTTTGAAACACCTAGCCCCCACAATCCAACTGGAAAATCTGATCTTCCAGGGGTCGACATTTTTGTATCTACAGCAGATCCAGAGAAAGAACCACCTCTGGTTACAGCGAACACCATCCTGTCTATTCTGGCAGCTGATTACCCTGTTGAGAAACTCGCTTGTTATGTTTCTGATGATGGAGGTGCTCTTCTAACCTTTGAGGCCATGGCAGAAGCTGCAAGTTTTGCCAACTTTTGGGTCCCATTTTGCCGCAAACATGATATTGAGCCAAGGAACCCAGAATCTTATTTCAGTTTGAAGAGAGATCCTTACAAGAACAAGGTGCGTGCAGATTTTGTCAAAGATCGTAGAAGGGTGAAGCGTGAATATGATGAGTTCAAGGTTCGGATTAATGGCCTTCCTGATTCAATCCGTCGGCGTTCTGATGCTTATAATGCTAGAGAGGAGATCAAGGCTATGAAACTTCAGAGAGAGAACAGAAGTGATGAACCGGTGGAACCTGTGAAGGTCCAAAAAGCAACATGGATGGCTGATGGAACCCACTGGCCTGGCACTTGGATGGTTGCTGCATCTGAGCACTCTAAGGGTGATCATGCTGGAATCATACAGGTGTTCTTTGACTACCAGTTTTGATTTTTTAGGCCATCATAGACTGTTTCATGATAGTCTTTTTTCTTTAGTTTGATTTTTTGGCTGGTTAGAATCAGGGGCATAGATAAGCTGAGTTTAGTTATTTCCTTTGCTTGAGCTTCTGTTCTTTAACAAACGAACTTGGTTTTACCAGAGCTTGTGATTCAATCATAAGTTGCAAAGTTTTGCCAAGCCTGTTTGAGTTTGTTTAAAGATACACATTTTGTTGTTTGCTTGCTTACGGAGATTTTGTACATTTTGTACTCGAGTTCACAGCAGTGCTGTGTTGACCTCAATGACTCATAACTTGTGCAATTTCGTAAAAAAATTGATCCATCTTATAGTCCTTTTGTTATGTTGTAAACTTCTTTTGAGACTAGGAGCACTTTGCTTGTTTTGGCTTTTGAGTGTGCTCGAGTACACTTTTGCTAACTAGTTTTTCTCTGTTGGCTGCAGGTGATGTTAAAGCCTCCCAGTGACGAGCCACTGCAAGGGACAGCTAGTGATAGCGATCCAGTTGATTTTACTGAAGTTGATATTCGTCTACCTATGCTGGTTTATGTCTCCCGTGAAAAGCGTCCTGGTTATGACCATAATAAGAAGGCCGGGGCTATGAATGCTCTTGTTCGAGCCTCAGCCATCATGTCCAATGGCCCTTTCATTCTTAACCTTGACTGCGACCATTACATCTACAACTCCCAAGCACTGAGAGAAGGTATGTGCTTCATGATGGATCGTGGTGGGGACCGCCTTTGTTATGTCCAATTTCCTCAGAGGTTTGAAGGAATTGATCCGTCTGATCGCTATGCCAATCACAATACAGTTTTCTTTGATGTCAACATGAGGGCCCTTGATGGGCTTCAGGGTCCAGTTTATGTTGGTACTGGATGTCTATTTCGCAGGATTGCCCT from Malania oleifera isolate guangnan ecotype guangnan chromosome 9, ASM2987363v1, whole genome shotgun sequence carries:
- the LOC131163896 gene encoding cellulose synthase-like protein D3, whose protein sequence is MASRYLKPSRSSLSSASDATESQHGNSSIPMTVTFGRRTSSGRYISYSRDDLDSEIGNAEFMNYTVHIPPTPDNQPMDPSISQRVEEQYVSNSLFTGGFNSVTRAHLMDKVIESEASHPQMAGAKGSSCSIPGCDGKVMRDERGEDILPCECDFKICRDCYVDAVKTGDGICPGCKEPYKPTDLDESAVENARPLPLPSTVGMSKMERRLSLMKSTKSVLMRSQTGDFDHNRWLFETKGTYGYGNAIWPKEGGLGSDKTDGAGEPSELLSKPWRPLTRKMKIPAAIISPYRLLIVIRMVVLALFLAWRINHPNNDAIWLWIMSVICEVWFAFSWLLDQLPKLCPVNRSTDLNVLKEKFETPSPHNPTGKSDLPGVDIFVSTADPEKEPPLVTANTILSILAADYPVEKLACYVSDDGGALLTFEAMAEAASFANFWVPFCRKHDIEPRNPESYFSLKRDPYKNKVRADFVKDRRRVKREYDEFKVRINGLPDSIRRRSDAYNAREEIKAMKLQRENRSDEPVEPVKVQKATWMADGTHWPGTWMVAASEHSKGDHAGIIQVMLKPPSDEPLQGTASDSDPVDFTEVDIRLPMLVYVSREKRPGYDHNKKAGAMNALVRASAIMSNGPFILNLDCDHYIYNSQALREGMCFMMDRGGDRLCYVQFPQRFEGIDPSDRYANHNTVFFDVNMRALDGLQGPVYVGTGCLFRRIALYGFDPPRSKEHHPGFCSCCFTRSKRPAAVASAPEENHALRMGDSDDDEMNLAFLPKKFGNSSFLVESIPVAEFQGRPLADHPTVKNGRSPGALTIPRELLDASTVAEAISVISCWYEDKTEWGHRIGWIYGSVTEDVVTGYRMHNRGWRSVYCVTKRDAFRGTAPINLTDRLHQVLRWATGSVEIFFSRNNALLASPRMKVLQRIAYLNVGIYPFTSVFLIVYCFLPALSLFSGQFIVQTLNVTFLTYLLGITLTLCMLAILEIKWSGIELEEWWRNEQFWLIGGTSAHLAAVLQGLLKVIAGIEISFTLTSKSAGDDADDEFADLYIIKWTSLMIPPITIMMVNLIAIAVGVSRTIYSVIPQWSRLIGGVFFSFWVLAHLYPFAKGLMGRRGRTPTIVFVWSGLIAITISLLWVAISPPEGSNQIGGSFQFP